A stretch of the Musa acuminata AAA Group cultivar baxijiao chromosome BXJ2-7, Cavendish_Baxijiao_AAA, whole genome shotgun sequence genome encodes the following:
- the LOC103991519 gene encoding uncharacterized protein LOC103991519 isoform X2 — MAEEDDRGAVASDDLAQFRSLVHAADRKFARVRDLPPWARGPLHVLHCRKAFKAYTRLWQFQQQRRHELLAGGLRRWEIGDIASRIGQLYYGQYQRTSEVRFLLEAYVFYEAIVSRGYFEAARAASAPDLKLRYKELRFYVRFLIVALLLNRTDEVRQLADRFRALVEESKAAFPATNFKEWKQVAQEISRFLKADASSKISRPLRYNVMFDAHPSSVPHIARFHANRVLRLQDALLTSYCRNEIKLAELTLDTFRMLQCLEWEPSGSSYQLPKKESCENGAFSDQSGTSGLIDINLAADLMDPDLPPNPRKAVIYHPSVSHLLAVTATICEELSSDSILLVYISASGKTDCSVASQKDFHGKSSNSSKANHASRKKNSSLSQPAAADTLNSNTNLRSYVCLGSQGTGGSNLYPEDLVPFTRKPLFLIIDSENSQAFKAGLLPVSRPFF; from the exons ATGGCTGAGGAGGACGACAGAGGCGCCGTGGCCTCGGATGACCTCGCCCAGTTCCGGTCGCTGGTGCATGCCGCGGACCGGAAGTTCGCCCGCGTCCGCGACCTGCCTCCCTGGGCCCGCGGGCCCCTACACGTCCTTCACTGCCGCAAGGCCTTCAAGGCCTATACCCGACTCTGGCAGTTCCAGCAGCAGCGCCGTCACGAGTTGCTCGCCGGTGGCCTCCGTCGATGGGAGATCGGCGACATCGCCTCCCGGATTGGGCAGCTCTACTACGGCCAGTATCAGCGGACCAGCGAGGTCCGATTCCTCCTAGAGGCCTACGTCTTCTACGAGGCGATCGTGAGCAGAGGGTACTTCGAGGCGGCGAGGGCGGCTTCGGCGCCCGATCTCAAGCTAAGGTACAAGGAGCTGAGGTTCTACGTGCGGTTCCTTATCGTGGCGTTGCTGTTGAATCGGACTGATGAGGTCAGGCAGCTCGCCGACCGGTTTAGGGCTCTGGTGGAGGAGTCAAAGGCCGCCTTCCCG GCGACAAACTTTAAAGAATGGAAGCAAGTGGCACAAGAAATATCCAGGTTTCTGAAAGCTGATGCATCTTCAAAAATTTCCAGGCCTTTGAGATACAATGTCATGTTTGATGCCCATCCATCTTCGGTGCCGCATATTGCAAGATTTCATGCAAATAGAGTGTTGAGACTGCAAGACGCTTTGCTCACAAGCTATTGCCGAAATGAG ATTAAGCTTGCAGAACTTACTCTGGACACTTTCAGAATGCTACAATGTTTGGAATGGGAACCCAGTGGATCCTCCTATCAACTTCCTAAAAAAGAATCGTGTGAAAATGGTGCTTTTAGTGATCAGAGTGGAACATCTGGATTGATTGATATAAATCTTGCTGCTGATCTGATGGATCCAGATTTGCCTCCAAACCCACGGAAAGCAGTTATTTATCACCCTTCCGTCTCACATTTGCTTGCG GTAACTGCTACAATATGTGAAGAATTGTCTTCAGACAGCATTTTGCTAGTCTATATATCAGCTTCAG GAAAGACAGACTGTAGTGTTGCTTCTCAAAAAGATTTTCATGGAAAGTCGTCAAATTCCTCAAAAGCAAATCATGCTTCTCGGAAAAAGAACAGCTCACTGTCTCAACCTGCTGCTGCTGATACACTAAATTCAAATACAAATTTAAGGAGTTATGTATGCCTAGGTTCTCAAGGAACTGGAG GTTCAAACCTCTATCCTGAAGATTTGGTTCCATTTACAAGAAAGCCACTTTTCCTTATTATTGACAGCGAAAATAGCCAAGCATTCAAGGCAG GCCTTTTACCAGTTAGTAGGCCTTTCTTCTGA
- the LOC103991519 gene encoding uncharacterized protein LOC103991519 isoform X1, with translation MAEEDDRGAVASDDLAQFRSLVHAADRKFARVRDLPPWARGPLHVLHCRKAFKAYTRLWQFQQQRRHELLAGGLRRWEIGDIASRIGQLYYGQYQRTSEVRFLLEAYVFYEAIVSRGYFEAARAASAPDLKLRYKELRFYVRFLIVALLLNRTDEVRQLADRFRALVEESKAAFPATNFKEWKQVAQEISRFLKADASSKISRPLRYNVMFDAHPSSVPHIARFHANRVLRLQDALLTSYCRNEIKLAELTLDTFRMLQCLEWEPSGSSYQLPKKESCENGAFSDQSGTSGLIDINLAADLMDPDLPPNPRKAVIYHPSVSHLLAVTATICEELSSDSILLVYISASGKTDCSVASQKDFHGKSSNSSKANHASRKKNSSLSQPAAADTLNSNTNLRSYVCLGSQGTGGSNLYPEDLVPFTRKPLFLIIDSENSQAFKTIHGAERGETSALLLSHEKLLSVSDTGLTSSGSQFTYFLTAPLQAFYQLVGLSSDVEDDAYSNAESLLSSALAEWEVALCTSYSLDQVWAQVLSDPFLRRLILRFIFCRAVISLFCSSGDSAGHLPECLPNLPESLSPESAVTQIYIHHLAERLGVSNLFQFRDSIRDSLLSR, from the exons ATGGCTGAGGAGGACGACAGAGGCGCCGTGGCCTCGGATGACCTCGCCCAGTTCCGGTCGCTGGTGCATGCCGCGGACCGGAAGTTCGCCCGCGTCCGCGACCTGCCTCCCTGGGCCCGCGGGCCCCTACACGTCCTTCACTGCCGCAAGGCCTTCAAGGCCTATACCCGACTCTGGCAGTTCCAGCAGCAGCGCCGTCACGAGTTGCTCGCCGGTGGCCTCCGTCGATGGGAGATCGGCGACATCGCCTCCCGGATTGGGCAGCTCTACTACGGCCAGTATCAGCGGACCAGCGAGGTCCGATTCCTCCTAGAGGCCTACGTCTTCTACGAGGCGATCGTGAGCAGAGGGTACTTCGAGGCGGCGAGGGCGGCTTCGGCGCCCGATCTCAAGCTAAGGTACAAGGAGCTGAGGTTCTACGTGCGGTTCCTTATCGTGGCGTTGCTGTTGAATCGGACTGATGAGGTCAGGCAGCTCGCCGACCGGTTTAGGGCTCTGGTGGAGGAGTCAAAGGCCGCCTTCCCG GCGACAAACTTTAAAGAATGGAAGCAAGTGGCACAAGAAATATCCAGGTTTCTGAAAGCTGATGCATCTTCAAAAATTTCCAGGCCTTTGAGATACAATGTCATGTTTGATGCCCATCCATCTTCGGTGCCGCATATTGCAAGATTTCATGCAAATAGAGTGTTGAGACTGCAAGACGCTTTGCTCACAAGCTATTGCCGAAATGAG ATTAAGCTTGCAGAACTTACTCTGGACACTTTCAGAATGCTACAATGTTTGGAATGGGAACCCAGTGGATCCTCCTATCAACTTCCTAAAAAAGAATCGTGTGAAAATGGTGCTTTTAGTGATCAGAGTGGAACATCTGGATTGATTGATATAAATCTTGCTGCTGATCTGATGGATCCAGATTTGCCTCCAAACCCACGGAAAGCAGTTATTTATCACCCTTCCGTCTCACATTTGCTTGCG GTAACTGCTACAATATGTGAAGAATTGTCTTCAGACAGCATTTTGCTAGTCTATATATCAGCTTCAG GAAAGACAGACTGTAGTGTTGCTTCTCAAAAAGATTTTCATGGAAAGTCGTCAAATTCCTCAAAAGCAAATCATGCTTCTCGGAAAAAGAACAGCTCACTGTCTCAACCTGCTGCTGCTGATACACTAAATTCAAATACAAATTTAAGGAGTTATGTATGCCTAGGTTCTCAAGGAACTGGAG GTTCAAACCTCTATCCTGAAGATTTGGTTCCATTTACAAGAAAGCCACTTTTCCTTATTATTGACAGCGAAAATAGCCAAGCATTCAAG ACTATACATGGTGCAGAAAGAGGAGAAACATCTGCATTGCTTCTTTCACATGAGAAACTGTTATCAGTATCTGATACTGGTCTGACATCTAGTGGAAGCCAGTTTACTTATTTCCTAACTGCCCCATTACAGGCCTTTTACCAGTTAGTAGGCCTTTCTTCTGATGTGGAAGAC GATGCATACAGCAATGCTGAGAGCCTGCTTTCTTCTGCTTTAGCTGAATGGGAAGTTGCACTCTGTACATCTTATTCTCTTGATCAGGTTTGGGCTCAAGTCTTAAGTGATCCATTTCTACGACGACTGATTCTAAG GTTTATATTCTGCCGAGCTGTGATTTCTCTCTTTTGTTCTTCTGGGGACAGTGCTGGCCATCTACCTGAATGCCTTCCTAACCTTCCTGAGTCCCTCTCTCCAGAGTCTGCTGTAACACAGATCTATATCCATCACCTCGCAGAAAGATTAGGTGTCTCGAACCTTTTCCAATTTCGAGATTCCATCAGGGATTCTCTTCTGAGCAGATAA